From the Pseudomonadota bacterium genome, one window contains:
- a CDS encoding NAD(P)/FAD-dependent oxidoreductase: MSDTFKTDIVVVGAGPVGLFQIFEAGMLDMRCHVVDTLEAVGGQCTALYPEKPIYDIPGYPSIMAEDLVDKLAEQAAPFDPVYHLDQQVVSLARDGEDWRVETSKGVVITCRAVVIAAGCGSFGPNRPPLAGVEAYEGSGSVAYYVTRREVYRGKKIVIAGGGDSAVDWVLSLAEVADKLMVVHRRPKFRAAPDSVNRMNKLAEDGAIEMVVPYQLHGLDGSDGKLDAVIVADLDGNERRLDADVLLPFYGLRMELGPIADWGLNLDRNLITTDPATSATSEPGIYAIGDIVTYPGKLKLILSGFSEAAMAAHAIRPLVYPDEELHFEYSTTKGLPGAD, from the coding sequence ATGAGCGACACGTTCAAGACCGACATCGTGGTGGTCGGCGCCGGTCCGGTCGGGCTGTTCCAGATCTTCGAGGCAGGCATGCTGGACATGCGCTGCCATGTCGTCGATACGCTGGAGGCGGTCGGCGGCCAGTGCACGGCGCTTTATCCGGAAAAGCCGATCTATGACATTCCCGGCTACCCGTCGATCATGGCCGAAGATCTGGTCGACAAGCTGGCCGAACAGGCCGCCCCGTTCGATCCGGTTTACCACCTTGACCAACAGGTCGTGTCCCTTGCGCGCGACGGCGAGGACTGGCGGGTCGAGACGTCGAAGGGTGTCGTCATCACCTGCCGCGCGGTGGTCATCGCCGCGGGCTGCGGCTCATTCGGCCCCAACCGGCCGCCGCTCGCGGGCGTCGAGGCCTACGAAGGTTCCGGTTCCGTCGCCTACTACGTCACCCGGCGCGAGGTTTATCGCGGCAAGAAGATCGTCATCGCCGGTGGCGGCGATTCAGCCGTGGACTGGGTGCTGTCGCTGGCAGAGGTCGCCGACAAGCTGATGGTCGTCCACCGCCGGCCCAAATTCCGTGCCGCGCCCGACAGCGTCAACCGCATGAACAAGCTGGCCGAAGATGGCGCGATCGAGATGGTCGTGCCCTATCAGCTTCACGGCCTCGACGGGTCGGACGGCAAGCTCGATGCTGTCATCGTCGCCGATCTCGACGGCAACGAACGCCGGCTTGATGCCGACGTGCTGCTGCCGTTCTATGGGCTCAGGATGGAACTCGGCCCGATCGCCGATTGGGGCCTCAACCTCGACCGCAACCTCATTACCACCGACCCCGCGACGTCCGCCACCAGCGAGCCCGGCATCTATGCCATCGGCGACATCGTCACCTATCCGGGCAAGCTGAAGCTGATCCTCTCAGGCTTCTCCGAAGCCGCCATGGCGGCGCACGCTATCCGCCCGCTGGTCTATCCCGACGAGGAACTCCACTTCGAGTACTCGACGACCAAGGGGTTGCCGGGGGCGGACTGA
- the ahcY gene encoding adenosylhomocysteinase — translation MSDFSDYKVADIGLADWGRKEIELAQVEMPGLMAIREEYGSKKPLKGARITGCLHMTIQTAVLIETLAELGADIRWSSCNIFSTQDQAAAAIAAAGIPVFAWKGESEEEYWWCIDQTIEGPDGWRPNMLLDDGGDLTQVMHEKHADLMKDVKGVSEETTTGVARLYQMAQHGELLVPAFNVNDSVTKSKFDNVYGCRESLVDGIRRATDVMMAGKVAVVAGYGGVGKGSAQSLRGAGARVKVTEIDPICALQAAMDGYEVVTMDDAAPVADIFVTATGNRDVITVDHMRAMKDRAIVCNIGHFDNEIQVDGLRNQKWHNVKPQVDEIEFSDGKRIVLLAEGRLVNLGCATGHPSFVMSASFTNQVLAQIELWNHPDKYERQVYVLPKHLDEKVARLHLEKVGAKLTELTNDQADYLAIDQAGPYKPEEYRY, via the coding sequence ATGAGCGATTTTAGCGACTACAAGGTTGCCGATATCGGCCTGGCCGATTGGGGCCGCAAGGAGATCGAACTGGCCCAGGTCGAGATGCCCGGCCTGATGGCGATCCGCGAGGAATACGGTTCGAAAAAGCCGCTGAAGGGCGCGCGTATCACCGGCTGCCTGCACATGACGATCCAGACCGCCGTCTTGATCGAGACCCTGGCCGAGTTGGGCGCCGACATCCGCTGGAGCTCGTGCAACATTTTCTCGACCCAGGACCAGGCCGCCGCCGCCATTGCCGCCGCCGGCATCCCGGTCTTCGCCTGGAAGGGCGAGTCGGAGGAGGAATACTGGTGGTGCATCGACCAGACGATCGAGGGCCCCGACGGCTGGCGGCCCAACATGCTGCTGGATGACGGTGGCGACCTCACCCAGGTCATGCACGAAAAGCACGCCGACCTGATGAAAGACGTCAAGGGCGTCAGCGAGGAGACCACGACCGGCGTCGCGCGCCTCTATCAGATGGCGCAGCACGGCGAACTCCTGGTGCCGGCCTTCAATGTCAACGACTCCGTCACCAAGTCGAAGTTCGACAACGTCTACGGCTGCCGCGAGAGCCTGGTCGACGGCATCCGCCGCGCGACCGATGTGATGATGGCCGGCAAGGTCGCCGTGGTCGCCGGTTACGGCGGCGTTGGCAAGGGTTCGGCCCAGTCGCTGCGCGGCGCCGGCGCCCGCGTCAAGGTGACCGAGATCGATCCGATCTGCGCCCTCCAGGCCGCCATGGACGGCTATGAGGTCGTCACCATGGACGATGCCGCCCCGGTCGCCGACATCTTCGTCACCGCGACTGGCAACCGCGACGTCATCACCGTCGACCACATGCGCGCCATGAAGGACCGCGCCATCGTCTGCAACATCGGCCACTTCGATAACGAGATTCAGGTCGATGGCCTGCGCAATCAGAAATGGCACAACGTCAAGCCGCAGGTCGATGAGATCGAGTTTTCCGACGGCAAGCGTATTGTCCTGCTTGCCGAAGGCCGCCTGGTCAACCTGGGCTGCGCCACCGGCCACCCCAGCTTCGTCATGAGCGCCAGCTTCACCAACCAGGTGCTGGCCCAGATCGAGCTGTGGAACCATCCAGACAAGTACGAGCGCCAAGTCTACGTGCTGCCCAAGCACCTGGACGAAAAGGTCGCCCGCCTGCATCTGGAAAAGGTCGGCGCCAAGCTGACCGAGCTGACCAACGATCAGGCCGACTATCTCGCCATCGACCAGGCTGGCCCGTACAAGCCTGAGGAATACCGGTACTGA
- the ptsP gene encoding phosphoenolpyruvate--protein phosphotransferase encodes MSRQRKTSRSNVILRGLGVARGIAIGPAHVAERGTLDVPTHEVAKSAIDDEIKRFHTAIAEAGKQIDKLRRKASSLPESAAEELGYLLDAHNHMLEGSRLVRGVDKRIRDDRLNAEAAVSQEVSEIALVFSQMEDSYLAARGRDVRDVGQRLLRCLMKTPYQAFTDLPEGSVIVADELTPADTALLDPHKVAGFVTATGGAQDHTGIMARSLGLPAVVGMAELLQQARPGDTVIVDGGAGQIILNPDAQTMSRYQERRAELMRQARKLDRLRNVPAVTRDQELVKLQANIDLPNEIDAALSSGAEGIGLFRTEYVFMNRDDLPDEDEQYVQLRSIVEGMEGRPITIRTLDVGNDKLPYSLDEHMGASPNPAMGLRAIRLSLKFQKLLETQLAAILRAGAHGPVRILLPMISSPQEVREVRDAMRKVVRRLKRRKVAIADPLPPVGAMIEIPGAALAADSLARDCEFFSIGTNDLTMYTLAIDRGDDQVAHLYSPLHPAVLRLIQFTTAAALRARIPINVCGEMAGDERMTALLLGLGIRDLSMTATALPRVKQRIRALDLNEATKRTQTIMDQSDPGMVAVLLDDFNALP; translated from the coding sequence ATGAGTAGGCAACGCAAGACATCGCGCTCGAACGTCATCCTGCGCGGATTGGGTGTCGCGCGTGGCATTGCCATCGGACCGGCGCATGTCGCCGAGCGCGGCACGCTTGACGTGCCGACCCACGAGGTCGCGAAGTCGGCGATCGACGACGAAATCAAACGCTTCCACACCGCGATTGCCGAAGCCGGCAAGCAGATCGACAAGTTGCGCCGCAAGGCCTCGTCCCTGCCCGAAAGCGCCGCCGAGGAACTCGGTTACCTGCTCGACGCCCACAACCACATGCTTGAGGGCTCACGCCTTGTGCGCGGTGTCGACAAGCGCATTCGCGATGACCGCCTGAATGCGGAGGCCGCCGTCTCTCAAGAGGTTTCCGAAATCGCGCTGGTCTTCTCTCAGATGGAGGACAGCTACCTCGCCGCGCGTGGCCGCGATGTTCGCGATGTCGGCCAGCGGCTGTTGCGCTGTCTGATGAAGACGCCTTATCAGGCGTTCACGGATCTGCCGGAGGGGTCGGTGATCGTTGCCGACGAGCTGACGCCGGCCGATACCGCGCTGCTTGATCCGCACAAGGTCGCCGGCTTCGTCACCGCCACAGGCGGCGCCCAGGACCACACCGGCATCATGGCGCGCTCGCTGGGTTTGCCGGCGGTCGTCGGCATGGCCGAACTGCTGCAGCAGGCGCGGCCCGGCGATACGGTGATCGTCGACGGTGGCGCGGGTCAGATCATCCTGAACCCGGATGCCCAGACGATGTCGCGCTATCAGGAGCGCCGCGCCGAGTTGATGCGCCAGGCCCGTAAGCTCGACCGCCTGCGCAACGTGCCCGCCGTGACCCGCGATCAGGAACTGGTCAAGCTGCAGGCCAACATCGACCTTCCCAACGAGATCGATGCGGCGCTCTCGTCAGGCGCCGAAGGCATTGGCCTCTTCAGGACAGAGTACGTCTTCATGAACCGCGACGACCTGCCCGACGAGGACGAGCAGTACGTTCAGCTGCGCAGCATCGTCGAGGGGATGGAAGGCCGGCCCATCACCATCCGCACCTTGGATGTCGGCAACGATAAGCTGCCCTATTCGCTCGACGAACATATGGGTGCCAGCCCCAACCCAGCGATGGGCCTGCGCGCCATCCGCCTATCGCTGAAGTTCCAGAAGCTCCTGGAGACGCAGCTCGCCGCTATTTTGCGCGCCGGCGCCCACGGGCCCGTGCGCATTCTGCTGCCAATGATCAGCAGTCCCCAGGAAGTTCGCGAAGTGCGCGACGCCATGCGCAAGGTCGTCAGACGTCTGAAGCGGCGCAAGGTCGCGATCGCCGATCCGCTGCCGCCGGTCGGCGCCATGATCGAGATACCCGGCGCGGCGCTCGCCGCCGACAGCCTGGCGCGCGACTGCGAGTTCTTCTCCATCGGCACCAACGACCTCACCATGTACACGCTCGCCATCGACCGCGGCGACGATCAGGTGGCCCATCTCTACAGCCCGCTGCATCCGGCCGTTTTACGGCTTATCCAGTTCACCACGGCGGCGGCCTTGAGGGCGCGCATCCCGATCAACGTGTGCGGTGAAATGGCGGGCGACGAGCGGATGACGGCACTCTTGCTGGGGCTTGGCATCCGCGACCTCTCGATGACCGCAACGGCCTTGCCGCGGGTCAAGCAGCGTATCCGCGCGCTCGACCTCAACGAGGCGACGAAACGCACCCAGACCATCATGGACCAGTCCGATCCCGGCATGGTCGCCGTGCTTTTGGACGACTTTAACGCGCTGCCATGA
- a CDS encoding nucleotidyltransferase family protein has protein sequence MTMVRRAMVLAAGRGVRLKPLTDTTPKPLVEVAGRTLLDRALDRFAAMELVVVNAHHLADQVAEHLHARAQPPTILSREADLLDTGMGVKYALVDLGSSPFFISSADILITTGASGDPVDRLAAAWDDATMDALLLLQPRDIAGGFRSPGDFDLDHDGRPIRRGDAPAADYVYASTQLVHPRLFENSPDEPFSFNLLWDKAIAAGRLFAIVHDGGWFTVDTPENLAAAPKWLARHGG, from the coding sequence ATGACGATGGTCAGGCGCGCCATGGTCCTGGCGGCGGGGCGCGGCGTGCGCCTGAAACCGCTGACCGACACGACGCCCAAGCCGCTGGTCGAGGTGGCCGGACGCACCCTGCTCGACCGCGCCCTCGATCGTTTCGCCGCCATGGAACTGGTCGTCGTCAACGCCCATCATCTGGCCGACCAGGTGGCGGAACACCTTCACGCGCGGGCGCAGCCGCCGACTATACTGTCGCGTGAGGCCGACCTCCTGGACACCGGCATGGGCGTCAAGTACGCGTTGGTCGACCTCGGATCATCGCCATTCTTCATTTCCAGCGCCGACATTCTGATAACGACGGGCGCATCAGGCGACCCAGTCGACCGCTTGGCCGCGGCATGGGATGACGCGACGATGGACGCCTTGCTGCTGCTGCAACCGCGCGACATAGCAGGTGGGTTCCGGTCGCCCGGCGACTTTGACCTTGATCACGATGGCCGGCCGATACGCCGGGGCGACGCGCCGGCCGCCGACTACGTCTACGCCAGCACCCAACTGGTTCACCCGCGCCTGTTCGAAAACAGTCCCGACGAGCCGTTCTCGTTCAATCTTCTGTGGGACAAGGCGATCGCGGCCGGTCGGCTTTTCGCCATCGTGCACGATGGCGGCTGGTTCACCGTCGACACGCCGGAGAACCTGGCCGCCGCACCCAAGTGGCTTGCCCGCCATGGCGGCTAA
- the tsaE gene encoding tRNA (adenosine(37)-N6)-threonylcarbamoyltransferase complex ATPase subunit type 1 TsaE, whose product MSASPIPAASRDKMLAAESMTRTLAEQIAGLAKPGDLIALWGDLGSGKTSFARGFITALTGETEVPSPTFSLVQTYDAPDFVIWHFDLYRVEQTRDVLELGFDDALNDDVLLVEWPERLGDLLPDDRLDLRFRMVAAGGRFVRLEGHGNWAERLNTLPS is encoded by the coding sequence ATGAGTGCCTCGCCAATCCCGGCGGCCAGCCGCGACAAGATGCTGGCCGCCGAATCCATGACCCGGACCCTGGCTGAACAGATAGCCGGCCTCGCCAAGCCAGGCGATCTGATCGCGCTTTGGGGTGATCTCGGCAGCGGCAAGACCAGCTTCGCGCGCGGCTTCATCACCGCGCTGACCGGCGAGACCGAGGTGCCCAGCCCGACCTTCAGTCTGGTCCAGACCTATGACGCGCCCGACTTCGTCATCTGGCATTTCGACCTCTATCGGGTCGAGCAGACGCGCGATGTGCTGGAGCTCGGTTTCGATGATGCGCTGAACGACGATGTTCTCCTGGTCGAGTGGCCCGAACGGCTGGGCGATCTGCTGCCGGACGATCGGCTCGACCTGCGTTTTCGCATGGTCGCCGCGGGCGGACGGTTCGTGCGCCTGGAAGGTCACGGCAATTGGGCCGAGCGGCTGAACACGCTGCCGTCATGA
- a CDS encoding phosphotransferase, producing the protein MSERETLIRAFLERHGWADAERRVLAGDASFRRYDRLSRDGEMMVLMDAPPPHEDVRPFDQIARHLRQLGLGAPEIVAADAEAGLLLIEDLGDDLFSRVLRDSSADERQLYEAAIDVLVTLHRAGAKVDLPAYDDAVMLDRAILLLDWFMPLAGLEVPDPARADYIEAWRAVLPLAHDGPDTVILRDYHADNLIWLPERGDIQKVGLLDFQDGMIGPSAYDIVSLLEDARRDVSQETVAAAKARYLAAFPDLAPTTFETTYAVCGAQRNCRIIGVFCRLLTRDGKPGYQDLMDRVWGHLSRDLEHPANAPLAAWFDRWVPTDRRTRAA; encoded by the coding sequence ATGAGCGAGCGCGAGACGCTGATCAGGGCGTTCCTGGAACGGCACGGTTGGGCCGACGCCGAACGGCGCGTGCTGGCCGGCGATGCGTCCTTCCGCCGCTACGATCGGCTTAGCCGGGACGGTGAGATGATGGTCCTGATGGACGCGCCGCCACCGCACGAGGATGTCCGGCCGTTCGACCAGATTGCCCGGCACCTTCGCCAACTGGGCCTGGGCGCGCCGGAAATCGTCGCGGCCGACGCCGAGGCTGGCCTGCTGCTGATCGAGGATCTGGGTGACGATCTCTTCAGCCGTGTGCTGCGCGACAGCAGCGCCGACGAGAGGCAGCTCTACGAGGCCGCCATTGACGTTCTGGTCACCCTGCACCGGGCCGGCGCCAAGGTAGACCTGCCGGCCTATGATGATGCGGTCATGCTGGACCGCGCCATCCTGCTGCTCGATTGGTTCATGCCGCTGGCGGGCCTGGAGGTGCCCGACCCGGCGCGCGCCGATTACATCGAGGCGTGGCGTGCCGTGCTGCCGCTCGCCCATGACGGGCCGGACACGGTCATCCTGCGCGACTATCACGCCGACAACCTGATCTGGCTGCCGGAGCGCGGCGACATCCAAAAGGTCGGTCTGCTGGACTTTCAGGATGGCATGATCGGACCGTCCGCCTATGACATCGTCTCGCTTCTGGAAGACGCCCGGCGCGATGTTTCGCAGGAGACCGTCGCGGCCGCCAAAGCGCGCTATCTCGCGGCCTTTCCCGATCTCGCGCCGACGACGTTCGAGACCACTTATGCGGTGTGCGGCGCGCAGCGCAACTGCCGCATCATCGGTGTCTTCTGCCGCCTTTTGACCCGCGACGGCAAGCCCGGCTATCAGGATCTGATGGACCGCGTGTGGGGTCACCTTTCGCGTGATCTCGAGCATCCGGCCAACGCGCCGCTCGCCGCCTGGTTCGACCGCTGGGTACCGACGGACAGACGGACGCGGGCCGCATGA